The genomic interval CCGTGGCATCCGCGACGCCCGCGAAGTCGTCGGCCAGCAGCTGCCGGTAGCCCTCGACGACGAGCACCCCCGCGTGGGTGAGATCGCCGAAGGTGCGGGGGCCGCCGGTCTGGTGGATGGCGACGCCGACCACCACCCGCCCGTAGGCGGACGACAGGCGCTCGAACTCCAGCTCCATCACCTCGACGAAGCCGAGGCCGCGGCCTGTCTCGCTGTGCCGGGTCATGGTGATGGTGCCGTCCGGCGAGCGGCTCTCGGTGTGCACGACGTACTCCGGCGGCCCGTACGGGTCGCCCGCCGCGTAGGTCGCGGCGACGATGTCGAGGTGCCGGGCCGGTTCCCCGTAGGGGCTCGGGTCCCACCTGAGCCGCACCTGGACCTTGCCAAGACCCGCACCATCGGCATGCATCAAGCCGCTCCCCGTCAAAGTTCCCCGGGACTCCCCCGCTGGTTGAAGTATGTGCTCCAGCCGGCCTCTTGATACCCCACTGACGGTTGTCTCCTGGTCAGATCTCGTCCAGGAACCGTCAGCCGGCCGCCGCCCCCGAGCTGCGCCAGAGGCGGGCCGTCTCCTCGGCGGCGCCGGGCGCGACCAGCAGCAACGGCTGGTTGTGGGACGGGAGTTCGGGCAGGGCCACCGCGCCCGCCTCCCGCGCGATCAGCAGCGCCGGGAGCCCGTCGACGGCATGGAAGGAGCCGATCGCCGCCGCCGTCGCCCGGCCCGCCGCGACCTGTGCGAGGGAGAGGGCCGTCGAACCCATCACCCGCACCGTGCAGTGCCGGTCGGCGAGTTCGGCGAGGAGGGCGTCCATGCCGGGCCAATGGGCGTGCGCGGCCCACTCGGTGAGGAAGACATGGCCCGTGAGGGTGGTGTGGGCGGCCGCGTGCACCCGGGTGCCGTTCAGATACGCCCCGCGGCCCCGGACCGCGGTGAACGTCTCGCCGCGCCACGGGTCCGCCACCACGCCGAGCAGCGGGGCGCCGTCGGCGGCGGCCAGACCCAGCGAGAAGGAGCACCAGCCGAGTCCGTGCGCGTAGTTGGTGGTGCCGTCGACCGGGTCGATCACCCAGTGCGGGGCGCCGGCGGAGCCCTCCGTCGTGCCGTACTCCTCGCCGACGATCCCGTGGTCGGGGAAGGCCCGCCCGAGCACCTCGCGGGTGTGCGCCTCCACCGCCTCGTCGGTGGCGGTCACGATGTCCGCGGGCCCGTCCTTCTCCCGCACCTCGGCACCCGGGTCGCGCGGGCGCCGGATCGCCTCCGACGCCCAGGCCGCGAGTTCCGTGGCGACCTCCAGGGCCCTGTCGAGATCCACGTCAGCCATGCCGGCCACCCTACGGGGGCGGGGCCCGGCGGCCGGCGACCTTCCGGTGAACCCCGGATGGCCCCTGCCCCACGGCGCTGCTCCACCGCGCTGTCCCGCCCCTCACCCCACCTCGTCGCCGCTCACCGACGGCTGCAGGGGCAGGGCCGTGCTCACCTCGAAGCCGCCCTCCGGGCGCGGCCCCGCCCGCAGCTCGCCCCCGATGGAGTGGGCACGTTCGCGCATGCCCATCACGCCGAAGCCCTTCACGGGCTCGGGAGCGGCCGCGGTGGGCGGGCCCTCGTCGGTGACCGTGATGAGGAGGCGGGGGCCGTCGTAGACGAAACGGACGTGCGCGGCCTGGGTGGCCGCGTGCTTGGTGACGTTGGTGAGCGCCTCCTGCACGATCCGGAAGGCGGTCAGGTCCACGCCCGGGGAGAGGGGCTGCGGCTCGCCCTCGGTGGCGACGGTGACGGTGATCCCGGCGGAGGCGCACGAGGAGACCAGTTCCGGCAGCCGGGCGAGGCCGGGGGCGGGCTCCAGCGGGGCGCCCTCGTCGTCGGTCTGGCGCAGCAGACCGAGCGTGGCCTTCAGTTCGCGCAGTGCGGAGGAGGTCGTGCCGGTGAGGTCGTGCAGGATCTGCTGGGTCTGGCGCGGGTTGGCGAGCGCGAGGTGCTCCGCGGTACCGGCCTGGGCGTTGGCGAGGGCCAGGTGGTGGGCGACGACGTCGTGCAGCTCCCGGGCGATCCGCATGCGTTCCTCGGTGACCCGGAGCCGCGCCTCCTCCTCCCGGGTGCGTTCGGCGTGCTCGGCGCGGGCCTGCGTGGCCTCGAGGTAGGCCCGGCGCAGCCGGGTCATGGTGCCGGCCGCCAGCGGCAGCAGCAGCCAGAAGAACGGGCCGATCGTGCGGAGCAGCAGCGACAGGTGGTCCATGGAGTCGGACACGGCTGCCGCGACCGTCAGCGCCGCCATGGTGGCGAAGCCGTACAGGCGGATCGTCTGCCGTTCGGTGCAGGTGGCCAGCCAGTACAGGGACGCCATGACCGGGGCGAGGAGAAGGGGGGTGAGCAGATAGCCCTGTGCGATCACGACGGTGGCGCAGACCGCGTTCACCACGACGGTGACGCGGGGGTGGGTGCGGTGCAGGAACAGGGCGAGGCAGGAGGCCCCCAGGAGGAGGACGGCGGCCCTGTCATCGCCCGGCGGGTCGGCATTGGGCAGGGTGAGTGAGGCTCCGAGGGCCGCGGAGCCCATCAGTGCCGCGATCAGCGCCAGGTCGACGAGGAAGGGACGGCGGTCCGCGAACTCCTCCAGGCGATCCGTGTAGCGCCGCTCCGGGGTGGTGGTCATCGGGTCTCCGGTGGTGGGCTCAGGCACCCATGGTGAGGCAACGGGGCGGCCCGCGTCGTACGACGACACCGGCCACGTGCAGGGCAGCAGGACGTCCTCGAGCACGGCAGCAGGCGTCCTCGGGCGCGGCGTGCGGGGCGTGCGGGGCAGATCCGGGTCGAAGTCGGCGGGATGCCCCAGCACCGCCCGCCCCGCCGTGACGTCCCGAGCGACCAGCGCGCCCAGGCCCGCCAGATCCTCAAGAACGGCCGCGCCGCCCGCCAGTGCGGGGCAGATCCGGGTCGAGGTCGGCGGGATGCCCCAGCACCGCCCGCCCCGCCGTGACGTCCCGAGCGACCAGCGCGCCCGGGCCCGCCGGATCCTCAAGGACAGCCGCGCCGCCCGCCGCGGCCGGAGCGGGCGGGCCCGCCGAGGTACTGACCGCCCGGACCCACGCCGCCCCACTGCGCGTCGCCGCCGTACACCGCGAGGCCGGCCGCCTGCAAGAGGCGCAACGCCGGGCGGCCCCTGGTGGGGGGTGGCGGTCAGACGCGTGCGGCCTCCTGGTCGGCGGGGGCGGGCTCGCGGGTGTCGGCCGCCCTGGTGAGCCCCTCGCCCTCGACGTCCACGCGGGGCAGGGCCCGGTCCAGCCACCTCGGCAGCCACCATGCCTTGTCGCCGAGCAGGGTGAGCACGGCCGGCACGATGGCCATCCGGACCACGAAGGCGTCGAGCAGGACGGCGGTGGCCAGGCCGAACCCGATCATCTTGATCATGGAGTCGCTCTCGCCGATGAACCCGGCGAAGACCGCGATCATGATCAGGGCGGCGGCCACGACCACCCGGGCGCTGTGCCGGAACCCGGAGGTGACGGCCTGGTGGGCGCTCTCGCCGTGGACGTACGCCTCGCGCATCCGGGAGACCAGGAAGACCTCGTAGTCCATGGCGAGGCCGAAGACGATGCCCACCAGGAAGATCGGCATCAGGCTCATGATCGGGCCGGTGGTCTCCACGCCCAGCAGTCCGGCGCCGTGTCCCTCCTGGAAGACCACGACGACCGCGCCGAGGGAGGCCAGGACGGAGAGCAGGAAGCCGAGGGCCGCCTTCAGCGGGACGAGCAGGGACCGGAAGACCACCATCAGCAGCACGATCGCGAGACCCACCACGACGATCAGGTACGGCACCAGCGCGGACTGCACCTTCTCGGAGATGTCGATGTTGAGCGCGGTGGTGCCGGTGACCTCGAAGGTGGCGCCGGTCGCGGACTCGACGCCGGGGCGCTCGCCGCGGATGGTGGTGACCAGGTCCTTGGTCCTCTCGTCGGTCGGCGCGGTGGACGGCACGACCGAGAAGACGGCGGTGTCACCGGCCTCGTTGAAGCGGGCCGGGGAGACGGACACGACCCCCTTGGTCGCGCCTATCTCCCGCGCGATCGTCGAGGCCGCCCCCTTGGCGTCGTCGTCGCCCTCGGCGTCCACGACGACGGTCAGCGGGCCGTTGAAGCCGGGACCGAAGCCCTCGGCGAGCGCGTCGTAGGCCCGGCGCTCGGTGGTGGAGGTGGGCTTGGCCTCGTCGCCGGGCATGCCCAGCTGGAGGGAGGTCATGGGCAGCGCGAGGGCGCCGAGGCCCACCACACCGAGCAGCAGCACGGGCAGCGGGCGGCGCAGCACGAACCGCGCCCAGCGGGTGCCGCCGT from Streptomyces sp. CC0208 carries:
- a CDS encoding inositol monophosphatase family protein; this translates as MADVDLDRALEVATELAAWASEAIRRPRDPGAEVREKDGPADIVTATDEAVEAHTREVLGRAFPDHGIVGEEYGTTEGSAGAPHWVIDPVDGTTNYAHGLGWCSFSLGLAAADGAPLLGVVADPWRGETFTAVRGRGAYLNGTRVHAAAHTTLTGHVFLTEWAAHAHWPGMDALLAELADRHCTVRVMGSTALSLAQVAAGRATAAAIGSFHAVDGLPALLIAREAGAVALPELPSHNQPLLLVAPGAAEETARLWRSSGAAAG
- a CDS encoding sensor histidine kinase, with product MTTTPERRYTDRLEEFADRRPFLVDLALIAALMGSAALGASLTLPNADPPGDDRAAVLLLGASCLALFLHRTHPRVTVVVNAVCATVVIAQGYLLTPLLLAPVMASLYWLATCTERQTIRLYGFATMAALTVAAAVSDSMDHLSLLLRTIGPFFWLLLPLAAGTMTRLRRAYLEATQARAEHAERTREEEARLRVTEERMRIARELHDVVAHHLALANAQAGTAEHLALANPRQTQQILHDLTGTTSSALRELKATLGLLRQTDDEGAPLEPAPGLARLPELVSSCASAGITVTVATEGEPQPLSPGVDLTAFRIVQEALTNVTKHAATQAAHVRFVYDGPRLLITVTDEGPPTAAAPEPVKGFGVMGMRERAHSIGGELRAGPRPEGGFEVSTALPLQPSVSGDEVG
- a CDS encoding TerD family protein; the protein is MHADGAGLGKVQVRLRWDPSPYGEPARHLDIVAATYAAGDPYGPPEYVVHTESRSPDGTITMTRHSETGRGLGFVEVMELEFERLSSAYGRVVVGVAIHQTGGPRTFGDLTHAGVLVVEGYRQLLADDFAGVADATAATIAEFTRDSSGAWHLGELIRGFDSNPAGFMAEMGGVRG
- a CDS encoding MMPL family transporter translates to MATFLYRVGRLAFRRRWYVALVWAAVLAAVGLGALKAPGAADEGFSMPGIESQKAFDLMEQRFPGTTADGATARVVFVAPHGEKVTAAGNRKAVEDAVADLADGSQVASAVNPFQAKTVSKDGTTAYATVTYKVAADDLTDAGRTQLEKTLDEARDAGLTVDAGGTAVADRGGAGGAAEVIGVAIAAVVLLVTFGSLAAAGLPLLTALIGVGVSMATILALADALGLSTTTGTLAMMLGLAVGIDYALFIVSRYREERAKGRAAQEATSLAVGTAGSAVVFAGLTVVIALAGLSVVGIPMLTKMGLAAAGAVVVAVVIALTLVPALLGFWPNAVLTRKARRSGPGEAEAKDNGGTRWARFVLRRPLPVLLLGVVGLGALALPMTSLQLGMPGDEAKPTSTTERRAYDALAEGFGPGFNGPLTVVVDAEGDDDAKGAASTIAREIGATKGVVSVSPARFNEAGDTAVFSVVPSTAPTDERTKDLVTTIRGERPGVESATGATFEVTGTTALNIDISEKVQSALVPYLIVVVGLAIVLLMVVFRSLLVPLKAALGFLLSVLASLGAVVVVFQEGHGAGLLGVETTGPIMSLMPIFLVGIVFGLAMDYEVFLVSRMREAYVHGESAHQAVTSGFRHSARVVVAAALIMIAVFAGFIGESDSMIKMIGFGLATAVLLDAFVVRMAIVPAVLTLLGDKAWWLPRWLDRALPRVDVEGEGLTRAADTREPAPADQEAARV